cctttctctcttcagtatctggaacaaagttctttgtctacgtggcttctgaaacaaaaaacgctcacatggaatgggtttccaaaatgaaacgtgttggacacactgaagtgaacattccggaagatgcagattattatttggttttctgtccagtcaaatcccgaatcaaaacagacattgacgaggccctggagggactcccaggtagcaacttaagtgtgaatgtgatggaactaaatgtaacatgaagattcaaagttgttaaagcagaagtgaaagtgaaacttaccttgctgagtcaccctggtcttttctatgtctccagataataaagcagtaattctggtggtgatgcatcacacctttgatcctgatctggtgattgtagagagcagattacaggagctccctagaaacgtccgcctcactgtcgactccctgttctatcaaggcaggctcctcaggtgtaaccgcaacgatattgcctggaatcagatccagaaaactttcaacattcctattcctgaagtaaacacaaaatgttgatgaaggttgtgcaggaagttgtctcagtccattaataacgctcatttttgtcatttcagccatcctggtggaagagaccgtttaactgtgagtattatttacacctggattctcatacctgaaagacctctgaaggcttcaccatgctgcttttctttatccagATCTGGTGAACCATAAGGAACTGATGACAGTCATCGCTGTTGGTATTTTGTTGGTGATTCTTGTCATTGTCATTGTCAATTTCACGGCTGGTAAAGGTCAGACGGCCGGTGGTGTCGGGAATCATCCAAACCTtattcaaggacaaaaggacacaggAGAGACACCAGACCTCAAGAAGCTGTAGTAATTAAGATCTCTGTGACAGGACGGATATTTAGGATGTGTCCTGGTGCACGTTTAATCACCAGAATTTGaactgtgtgatgtttttgaatctACATTATTCGATTCTAGAATTaggaattgttacattttacaaatttacacgtcacttcctggttgtgaGGAAGTACCGGTATTCACATAATAAAGAACTTCTTGATTTGATTCATCGTGTCTtcggtcttcttcttcagtcattaTAACGTAACGATAACATTAATCATTTGCCAACAATCCCCAAGACTCGGAACAGACTGGAGCCGAGCAAACAGAACTAAAGCTGACTGGGATGGTGGAACAGATCTGTTCAGGACAGGGACCCAGAATCTGGAGCGAGGAGGTTTTGGAAGTGGACATAACTCAGCTCTAACTGGGAGGGGGAACTCAGCTCGGAACTGGGGGGGTCATGCCTCCGGCctaaaaagggaaggagaacaccagaggctgcaggctgctctaaGAATCACACTCTGGACCCTAAttctgttgaagctgacagcaagaggcaggtgtgcaaccgcctcccagacctcctgctcaccgtggactgtcttttcaacgagggcaaactcctcagcagcaaacacaataaagcggcttacatggagatcatcaagctcatcgccacatcttaccagggttacgctaataaggtaaagatggcacatttcctgccactgtctcctcttaaatgcttctgtttcacactaatctttgtcctccgtactcctgcctgctttctggacatcactctttatggtaagccatgaactccttactcagataaattcagtcactctggatgtaaatattgaaacaacagcatttctgtggatgttgacagtctttaatccatgtactgcatcaaacaactctaatttagctatttttctgcttcattttagggttgccat
The window above is part of the Takifugu flavidus isolate HTHZ2018 unplaced genomic scaffold, ASM371156v2 ctg527, whole genome shotgun sequence genome. Proteins encoded here:
- the LOC130520785 gene encoding uncharacterized protein LOC130520785 isoform X1 produces the protein MSETLHANYQSISDMESGVSGTKFFVYVASETKNAHMEWVSKMKRVGHTEVNIPEDADYYLVFCPVKSRIKTDIDEALEGLPDNKAVVLVVMHHTFDPDLVIVESRLQELPRNVRLTVDSLFYQGRLLWCNCNDITWNQIQKTFNIPIPEPSWWKRLFNLSGTKFFVYVASETKNAHMEWVSKMKRVGHTEVNIPEDADYYLVFCPVKSRIKTDIDEALEGLPDNKAVILVVMHHTFDPDLVIVESRLQELPRNVRLTVDSLFYQGRLLRCNRNDIAWNQIQKTFNIPIPEPSWWKRPFNYLVNHKELMTVIAVGILLVILVIVIVNFTAGKGQTAGGVGNHPNLIQGQKDTGETPDLKKL
- the LOC130520785 gene encoding uncharacterized protein LOC130520785 isoform X2 — protein: MHRTYSPLRDMESGVSGTKFFVYVASETKNAHMEWVSKMKRVGHTEVNIPEDADYYLVFCPVKSRIKTDIDEALEGLPDNKAVVLVVMHHTFDPDLVIVESRLQELPRNVRLTVDSLFYQGRLLWCNCNDITWNQIQKTFNIPIPEPSWWKRLFNLSGTKFFVYVASETKNAHMEWVSKMKRVGHTEVNIPEDADYYLVFCPVKSRIKTDIDEALEGLPDNKAVILVVMHHTFDPDLVIVESRLQELPRNVRLTVDSLFYQGRLLRCNRNDIAWNQIQKTFNIPIPEPSWWKRPFNYLVNHKELMTVIAVGILLVILVIVIVNFTAGKGQTAGGVGNHPNLIQGQKDTGETPDLKKL